In Aspergillus fumigatus Af293 chromosome 2, whole genome shotgun sequence, a genomic segment contains:
- the set9 gene encoding SET domain-containing protein, with translation MPSAKKRDSPSVDRRDRLTLAKLASYDDIATDALVDRAYFWTNTRKNRTKYNPMRGIVDDDVARVLLHDVIVAKDLAKAERELLAMSGLKKFMARLPNNREKDWFRRHLRKYIQMYLPDSPFEITTTNRYTITEYEAAVCARKFIKQGQEIKYLSGTLVPMTREEERDLDLKRKDFSIVMSSRKKTPSFFLGPARFANHDCNANGKLVTRGSEGMQVVATRDIYIGEEITVSYGDDYFGIDNCECLCLTCERLVRNGWAPHVPSEPQSKASTPALNDDTLSTDSHVSSKKRKFAPDSDIETSAPSTPCKRGKFVRQSSKLKSEVSFLEVATSIEQPAGPSPVCNGSDMGALGNSTVESDNDKAVDPALPSPPADSPPSTAANESERSSTSTTATSVCDAAVKIKVEETIEQSAEKVSALSEANVELPTTSLRSGSTEGDTKLELSDQPSTLKQGSIGSNRKERRKSRGKPLVVESVEAERQLVRVPGDYTKTSKLLAQTYDRWVDCHTCNAWFVQHDSYLTRRECPRCERHSMLYGYRWPKTDKEGPSDDEERVMDHRTVHRFLYPEEEALISRKDRGVSFGVTPTPELSEPRTETEGSEGCEDRRTTRASRRRTRSLRMTM, from the exons ATGCCGTCCgcaaagaaaagagataGCCCGTCTGTCGACCGTCGCGACCGTCTGACGCTTGCGAAACTGGCCAGCTACGACGATATCGCGACGGATGCGCTGGTGGACCGA GCTTACTTCTGGACCAATACTCGCAAGAACAGAACCAAATACAACCCTATGCGGGGCattgttgacgatgatgtcgcTCGCGTCCTTCTGCACGATGTCATTGTCGCAAAGGATCTCGCGAAAGCAGAACGAGAACTGCTGGCGATGTCAGGGCTGAAGAAATTCATGGCCCGGTTGCCCAACAATCGTGAGAAGGATTGGTTCCGCCGTCACCTGCGTAAATACATCCAGATGTACCTGCCTGACTCCCCGTTTGAGATCACCACGACCAATCGCTACACAATTACGGAATATGAGGCTGCAGTCTGCGCTCGCAAATTCATCAAGCAAGGACAGGAAATCAAGTATCTCAGCGGAACTCTTGTCCCAATGACTCGCGAAGAAGAGCGGGATCTTGACCTGAAGCGGAAGGATTTCAGCATAGTGATGTCCAGCAGGAAAAAGACTCCATCTTTTTTCCTTGGGCCTGCTAGATTTGCCAACCACGACTGTAATGCGAACGGAAAATTGGTGACACGTGGATCCGAAGGCATGCAGGTCGTCGCTACTCGTGACATCTACATTGGCGAAGAGATTACAGTATCCTACGGAGACGACTATTTCGGGATTGACAACTGCGAGTGTTTGTGTCTTACCTGCGAACGGCTGGTCCGCAATGGCTGGGCGCCGCATGTGCCATCAGAGCCTCAGAGTAAGGCGTCCACGCCAGCGTTAAACGATGATACTCTGTCAACCGACAGCCACGTCTCATCTAAGAAACGCAAATTTGCGCCTGACTCAGATATTGAAACTTCTGCTCCGTCCACTCCTTGCAAACGAGGAAAATTTGTCCGCCAGAGTTCCAAATTGAAATCGGAAGTGTCATTCCTCGAAGTTGCTACTTCGATTGAGCAACCTGCTGGTCCTTCACCCGTGTGCAACGGGTCTGATATGGGGGCCTTGGGTAACAGTACTGTCGAGTCTGACAATGACAAGGCCGTGGACCCTGCCCTGCCTTCTCCGCCCGCTGATTCTCCTCCGTCAACTGCTGCGAACGAATCAGAAcgctcatcaacatcaacaaccgcCACCTCTGTGTGTGATGCTGCGGTCAAAATCAAAGTAGAAGAAACAATAGAACAATCTGCAGAGAAAGTTTCCGCCCTATCTGAGGCAAATGTTGAGCTGCCGACCACGTCTCTGCGGTCAGGCAGCACTGAGGGAGACACAAAATTAGAACTATCAGACCAGCCGAGCACATTAAAACAGGGATCTATTGGTTCTAACAGAAAGGAGCGCAGAAAGTCTCGCGGAAAACCCCTTGTTGTTGAGTCGGTGGAGGCTGAGCGCCAACTCGTCCGTGTTCCAGGGGATTATACCAAGACTTCGAAACTTTTGGCGCAGACATACGACCGCTGGGTTGACTGCCACACTTGTAATGCCTGGTTTGTGCAACATGACTCCTACTTGACTCGACGAGAGTGCCCTCGCTGCGAGCGTCACTCTATGTTGTATGGGTACCGCTGGCCTAAGACTGATAAGGAGGGCCCGTCGGACGATGAAGAACGAGTGATGGACCATCGGACGGTGCACCGTTTCCTATAccccgaggaagaggccCTCATCTCGCGTAAAGATCGCGGCGTCAGTTTTGGTGTAACGCCCACGCCAGAATTATCCGAGCCACGCACAGAAACCGAAGGAAGCGAAGGCTGTGAGGACAGGCGCACTACTCGTGCGAGCCGGCGCCGCACTCGGTCGCTTCGAATGACAATGTGA
- a CDS encoding mitochondrial 54S ribosomal protein uL14m, producing MIQLKTLLNCIDNSGAAVVECVNVLKKKRPATVGDRIVVVVQKQRNFGPESTNNSGIANKVRRGDIRHAVVVRAKKEMQRPDGTIVKFDDNACVLVNKSGDPIGTRMNGVVATELRGKQWSKILSLAPMHV from the exons ATGATTCAGTTAAAG ACGTTGCTTAACTGCATCGACAACTCCGGCGCCGCGGTCGTCGAATGTGTGAatgtcttgaagaagaaacGGCCGGCCACAGTCG GTGACCGGATTGTGGTTGTGGTTCAGAAACAGCGAAACTTCGGCCCCGAGAGCACAAACAACAGCGGCATCGCAAACAAGGTCCGTCGCGGCGATATCCGACATGCTGTCGTCGTTCGCGCAAAGAAGGAGATGCAGAGACCAGATGGAACTATTGTCAAGTTCGATGACAACGCATGTGTGCTGGTCAACAAATCGGGTGATCCGATCGGAACCAGAATGAACG GAGTGGTTGCTACAGAACTACGAGGAAAGCAATGGTCGAAAATTCTTTCCTTGGCGCCTATGCATGTGTAA
- a CDS encoding DNA-directed RNA polymerase II core subunit RPB9 — translation MSSSPSPSVSGDNKQIDQIHFRFCRECSNLLYPKEDRVNNRLMFTCRTCHVGEPATSYCVYQNKLNSQVGDTAGVTQDVGSDPTLPRSNKPCPSCGEAEAVFFQSQQRSAETGMKLYYVCCACGNVFV, via the exons ATGTCTTCAAGCCCATCTCCGTCCGTCAGTGGCGATAACAAGCAAATTGATCAGATTCATTTCCGTTTCTGTCGCGAATG CTCCAACTTGCTCTATCCCAAAGAAGACCGCGTCAACAACCGTCTCATGTTCACGTGTCGGACGTGCCACGTTGGCGAGCCCGCCACCTCATACTGTGTTTACCAGAACAAGCTCAACAGCCAAGTTGGAGACACTGCTGGTGTGACCCAGGATGTGGGATCTGATCCAACG CTTCCCCGATCGAACAAGCCCTGTCCGAGCTGCGGTGAAGCGGAAGCAGTCTTCTTCCAATCTCAACAGCGATCCGCTGAAACTGGAATG AAACTCTACTATGTCTGCTGCGCGTGTGGTAATGTATTTGTATGA
- the pin1 gene encoding peptidylprolyl isomerase ESS1 gives MVETGLPAGWEVRHSNSKNLPYYFNPSTKESRWEPPSGTDTELLKVYMANYHSAPAGRPDGTAQGEGKIRCSHLLIKHRDSRRPSSWREAEITRSKEEAIEILRGHEQRIRSGEVSLGDIAVSESDCSSARKKGDLGFFGRGEMQKEFEDAAFALQPGQVSGIVETASGVHLIERVQ, from the exons ATG GTAGAAACTGGTCTTCCTGCGGGGTGGGAGGTTCGCCATTCCAACTCCAAGAACCTTCCGTACTACTTCAATCCCTCGACTAAGGAGTCCCGGTGGGAGCCTCCCAGCGGCACAGACACCGAGTTGCTCAAGGTCTACATGGCAAACTACCACAGCGCCCCTGCCGGGCGGCCTGATGGCACAGCCCAGGGCGAGGGCAAGATCCGTTGCAGTCACCTTCTGATTAAGCATAGAGACAGTAGGCGGCCAAGCAGCTGGCGGGAGGCAGAGATCACCCGatcgaaggaggaagcgaTCGAGATCCTTCGAGGTCATGAACAGCGCATCCGCTCGGGTGAAGTTAGCTTAGGTGATATCGCAGTCTCAGAGTCGGATTGTAGCAGTGCCAGGAAGAAGGGCGACCT TGGGTTTTTCGGCCGTGGCGAGATGCAAAAGGAATTCGAGGATGCCGCCTTTGCGCTGCAGCCAGGCCAGGTCAGCGGCATTGTTGAGACGGCCTCTGGTGTCCACCTTATTGAACG TGTCCAGTGA